From the Bacillus rossius redtenbacheri isolate Brsri chromosome 12, Brsri_v3, whole genome shotgun sequence genome, the window AATTGAATTTAAATTACATTATCTTGATGAAACACAACTATGAAATGTATTTCCAAAAGTCACATTCCtagttttcctttaaaaaatacgTTTCAGATACATTTGAGAaaatagtaattacgttataaaGCTGTGTCAATAACTTTTGTGCTCTGTGGTTTATGTATGACGACAGAGCTTACCGAAACAAGGTcagcgctaatggcagatatcatgcattggaaagagaaagtaaatgttCATTAAAATGCACACTACAATCTATGGATGAATCACGCAATAGCTTCTGCTAATGCAAACCGTCGTTGATATCTATATTTAAGTACCAGCATCTTACTTCTTGATGCGCAGCCTTGATTGTTAAGAGACGGCATTGTTGTGTAACTTTAAGCTACTTTCTCGCGTCTTGCTTATTTTTGGAAAACTATATAATTTTCATGCTTAACTATTATTTCTGGCCACATAAATCCTTCCACAAGATTTAATATAAATCTTAGACAACGTTTAGGCGGAAAAAGTAACATAGAAACAAGTTTACTTCTTTATATAGTAATCCCTGTATATTTTATTGGACTTGATTtgacattacaaaattaaaacttacttCATTTACAATCAATAAGCCTTGAACTAAAGTTATTAAAACCATACATCTATTTTATACCAAAATTTtaggtttatattttttattatgtgagAATTATTCTAATGAAGATGTTATGGTTATTATCATAAGTACGGGATTAAGTTTAGATTCACACAATCGATGATTAGACATTTTCATAAATTTCTTTGACTTTTTAAGGTTTCCTACGTAttctattataaaaaatattgcgaTTTAGCAACTGTTTCCAGTTTTTATCACAGTTAATCTACgcccaaaaattgtattttgtaactataaaaaaaacacgcattaAGGACGCAAACTTCGGTATTATGTTTTTCATTTGTTCTCCTTTGATCCTTTAATTAACCATCAGGCAAGTACCAaaggtttgaggggggggggggggactggttTAAGAATATATAATACTGGAAATGTAATTTGAAATAACGATCAATGTTAATCGAAATGCATTTCTGTATAGACTGATCAAATGTTTATGTTTATTGTATCTGGATGAAACTTAAACTTCAGTCGCTTATTTTTATCCGATAATCCTAATTACGTAATTTGTTGACATGCCAAGGGATCAGTTATGGTGATAACCTCAGTTGTGTGGGTTTTTAAAGGTCGTGTTCATTAAACCTCGTTTTTCTTCGCATCACGTTGCTGAACAGCACGTAAATCCCGTATGATTTCAAAAACAACCAAACACATGTGATAATGTTGACGTCAGTAGTATGTATTGTCCGGTCCGGCAGCAGGGATTTGGATGTGCAGGCAaagagccgaccgccatctttgattgtgacgtcacggtcgCCCTCTTGGTGTCAACATTTCCTCAAGTCcttaaaaactactcaaaattactcaaacagTCTCAATATGTCCAAATTTTGAGTTAAAACTTCCCGTTTtaaggagaaactatttgtagtagtTGGATACTATAAACAACAAGGCAATCCATTCAATTATATGCTTTGCTCAAACAGAgtccaaaaatttaatattaaaataaataaaaaaaaactcgttttaaAAAGGTTGATACCAATATGGAGTCTTTCTGTTACATCTTCTTAGAAGTAAAAAGTTCTGTATAATCAAGTGATacacaaaattaattacaaaaagaaaatgtattttcaaaattctcattccaaattttcctttacaaaatacgTTTCAAATACAATTTGAAAAGATTTCAGAACGTTATAAAGTTGTGTGTAAACCAAATGTGCTCTGTTTCCGTATACTTGGCAACAGGGCACACCGAAACAATGGCAGATTTCTTACGTTCGAAAGAGAGAGTGAATGGTCATTGGAACACACATTGCAAACCAAGGATGGGACACGTGTGGTATGTGGTTTGACCCGTGTGTTGCAGTTCCTGGGCCGGTGGTACGTGGTGAAGCAGACCACCATCAACAGCAACGCCAGCATCGAGTGCCTCAGCATACTGGTGAAGCCCGCCGGCGAACTTCCCGGCAGGCTGGCCACCCACACGCGCTTCGTCGACCGCGCGTGAGTCCCCCAGGCCCGCCAACTGCCGCCGTAGAGTACTGATCACGTAGACATGCGCCTGTCCTCAGAGTAACTGTCGAGTGCCTCAGCATACTGAAGCCTGCCGGCGAACTTCCCGGCAGGCTGGCCACCCACACGCGCTTCGTCGACCACGCGTGAGTCCCCCAGGCCCGCCAACTGCCGCCGTAGAGTAGTGATCACGTAGACATGCGCCTGTCCTCAGAGTAACTGTCAAGTGACTCAGCATACTGAAGCCTGCCGGCGAACTTCCCGGCAGGCTGGCCACCCACACGCGCTTCGTCGACCACGCGTGAGTTCCCCAGGCCCGCCAACTGCCGCCATAGAATAGTGTTCACGTAGACATGTGCCTGTCCTCAGAGTAACTGTCATCGGCGGATGTAAACCATGTAATTTTGCATTGTTTTCAAACAGAGACACAGTTTGTTGAAGTAATTTaattcaaagttgtattgaaatcaTGACTTACTAAGGTATTAATAAATCGTTTAAACAATCAGAGGCAGGGGCATACGCTAGATGGTGGATttatccaacccccccccccccctccttttatcaaacatctttaaaaaaaactctcattcTCACCAAAAAAAGGAATGAATTTAAAAGCAAATAGCAGGCAAAGTGGTTCTGTCCGTTGTTCTGAGATTTCGAAAAACTCTTTGTTTCTTTAATCATTCGTTGTAAAGTCTGTAAATTCACGGTGGTTTCTAAGAGTGTATGTGGTACgcacagatcacgtttacagAAGTTATGGCCACATTAAGGGGTATATGGCCCCGATATTTTGGATTATtctatatttttgttataattataatttttaacaatttatccCAAACTTTGACATGTCAAAAAGACCCTTCTATACCCCTTGTTGCAACCACGTGTTTGCTTACAGGCCCTAGTCCGTAAACGCCACTACCATGAtagtcacaccagttcacaagttttGACGTCCACAAGTTGCCAAAGTTAAGTCTTAttccatgtcaaaaaaaaatcaaattttatcaCGGAAGCTTTAGTGCAAGTGGtaccaaaatatttgaaataacagAAATGGCGAGTCCTAAAACCCCTTGACTTTTACAGTATTtagatatattttgttttaactgCGGAGTTTGAAAACTGGTACATAAAACAATAGGAAGGGGGCTCGTTAATGTTATCTGCCCTTGGGCTCTGGGTTTTTCCCGGCAGGCCTGTTTCACGCGGACCCTGTCGGAAACAGAAACAGTATGGAAATTCccatcaaataaatttaattccagAAACCATGCTCCCTTGCAGTTAATTCTTGTGTTAAGAAGCACAGTTATATGCCAATTGGATTGATAGGTTGACAGGCTGGTCTGTTCTTTTGGCATGGTTACAGTCACGTGGCCACTCATGTCACCCTCGGCGTACTCTTCAAGGAAGACAACTCCTCCACCAATGGGAAGTACCTCTACTCTCGAAGAATGTCTGCCACAGGTGAGACTAAccgcaaaaacaaacaaaaaaaattggttgtctgtaaagtcggtttacggacgatagtttaacgtgacaacgtcttaacaaaacattgatgaaatgattgcatacttttatgaataaaattgaatcatttttattgaattatcactattttgtatggatacaaaaaaggagtgaaatgaaatctacaatttaattgataaatttactttaatttgcactcattaattcaaatatttatattactttaacgaagagattattttaactataacttttatacatgtttgctatttaacttcttccaatctgtgttattctgttaaggataggacgatgataggaaaaataggaaacgaatgggagtgtttcaagtttaatgtgcctcgaaaaagtcgagtcgatggttgttccaatcgagtggaagagagatagatgcggcgcaagcgtacaatgagcgtaacgggacacagcgtaacgggacaatatgcgtaacgggacactttttcgtgcgtgcagccggtgttcatcgatttattagacgttatcacgtcaaaaatacaatttactaCCAAGGCGCATGTCATTAATCAAGAGACAGCTAATTTTTACGGCTATTGTCGATTACGTGTTTGATTCCTTATAACTATTTTGATGTTCTACTTCAAACAATCAGGattgttttagaaatttttttaccaaaattacatttttttaatccgTCCATAGTGATTTAATGTTagagaatattatatatatttatatacatagttACGATCAAACCTGACTCACGGACTCtataacgccaaagagatatgtacaCCTTGGAGACtggcgtatcatgaagcacaaatattatcTTGCTCCACAATCATccagacaggtctggcaacttcccacCCTTTGTCTCGGCGTGTCTCGTCGgctcagtgaagctcgcggcggcctgtgaactaacggcgctagtagtatgtgtccccttcattaacattgtgttaaacgGGAGTTTAGTATGAAAGAAGATATATTTGAGAAAAAATATGTTTCGTTTTAAACGTCGGGTGAAATAtagggtttttaatttattttgaagctTTTTAAAGTTTGAATACATATTAATAACTTGAATTAGCGGCGTGGTGAAGTGGTAAAATGTATGGGCTGATAATATGAGGACTGGGGTTCGGTAGGTACCtgctagggtttttttttttttttttacattttaattttaatatttctcgcaaattttaattattaattacataaattaaatataatcaaacacagttaaattacataatcaggtaagattctgaataaaataaacatttacaaaacTTCTAGCACGTAATTATCTTCTctgctatttatttttaatcagaAGAAACACTACATTGttccattttaaaataaaataatacgtatAATACGTTTTTAACTGTttgaatgaatttaatttatttaatcaaaagaCGTAAAAATAAGCCATTAGAGAAATTTAACTTCAATGCCTATACCTTGGTGTTGactgttgggtaagccattttcctgcacatcatcggCGAGTTAAGTGTTAATTTCGCATAGtaagtaaatattcaatttatcactgaaaatcaatttaaataactAACTCTATCTTTTAGAATTAAAAATAGTTCTTTAGCATCAAATAAAGGCACGATTTTTATTACTACATTACAAATATTCAACAAAAATTACGTAagaaaaagttcaatttaaatattttatgcaaactGTTGAAAGCTTTTGTTCTTTAGCCAGTTCATCAATATCACTGCAACgtgtatatttaatttaagtcatcaatttttcaacgggtgcctttAGGCACCTTCTAACTCCTtgataaataatatattcttAAGTTTTGTTTATTTGCGCTGGATTGGCATTTTTTTGTCAAGCTCCGATCAGAAACAGCGAAGAAGAAACAACCTGATTGTTGACACGCTTGCTGTCGTGATAGTTGCAGTAAGCTTACTGTCGTGATAGTTGCAATAGCTCGCTAACCATTGTGCTGCAGCAACTGTCTTGAAACTAGGTCATATGCTTGTTCTCTATGATAGACCCTCCTTTTTTTTCCATCTGTTTAAAACTACGCTTCAACTGTGTTCATTTCAGAGAGCGACAAGAAATACTACATTCTCGGCACGGACTACACCAACTATGCGGTCACGTGGTACTGCTTCCCTTCAGCAGTGACTGGACAAGTCGAAGGTAACTGTAACTTATTTGTCTTCATCTACAGGCTTCACTAGGCCACGAGCTATTTTAACACAAGTCGGAGTTCTGTTTAAATCGTCAGCTCAGATAGGACATGTAGGCCTACTTGcaaagttaaactttttttttttaattttgcttatagtTTCCTTACCTTAATCTTAAAGCCTCACTTGATTTCAacattgaagatttttttttcctttattgcTAACCCCGGAAAAATCACTGGTaacaaaaatcgaaaaaaaacCTATATTGTCTCTATAATGAAGTTTCTTATGAAGCCTCGTATATTTCTAGGAATTAATATAAACTTCTGTAAgttgtattttattaattaaattgtgcaTATAGGGAAACACTACGGTGATTGCAGAAGTAGTTACAGTATTTTATTTGTCAGTGCAAAAGTTCACTTCGTTTTATAAGTGTTTCTTAAATAATACGTTTTCTCTTGGCATTTATATTGTATAGTTATaatgtttatgttttatgttttgtctTTGACGGGAGGTTCGAAAGTTGGGTACCTAACTAAAAACGACTGTTAGTTGATAATGAACTTTTTTTCTGCGACATATAGAATAGTTAGTTAGTTGGTATAAAAAGCAGGACAAATTTTGTACGGATATTGATATCAGTTCTTTCACTGATCATAGGGAAGTTAGGCAAGGATGTTAAGACAGTATTTATCGTACTCATTTTGTCTTACATATGTATTTTGATGGTAAGACATCTGTTTGCCAATATAAATTTTTGGACAGTAAACAcatgaagaagaagaataaattacACAGATggtgatataaattttttcaaataaatattaaatttaattattagttGAAATCCTAAGTCTTTAGGTATTAAGAATCACATACAAACTATTACTTAACAACAGAGGTccttatgaaaattaaaattctcaTGCATATAATATAATGAAGTCTGCAGGTATTCAAGAGACCCcttttaaatactaaatataactaaaaaattggtttctgtaaagtcggtttacggacgatagtttaacgtgacgtcataacaaaacattgatgaaatgattgatccagaagaaaatgaaatatattcggcctgagactaaaccgaaataggtttttgcaaccaaaccatttaggcattaaaaatattatatcttcgaggaagaaattttttaaaatttttctatattttgtattataaaatctacctctgcatacttttatgaataaaattgaatcatttttattgaattatcactattttttatggacacaaagaaggagtgaaatgaaatctacaatttaattaataaatttacttttatttgcattcattaattcaaatatatttattacttttgaaatgttgcgtgcgccgtatttatttttacaagtacaaaaaaaattcacagcttCCGAGATCCGAACCGACACTCTGTAGATTGAAAGTCATCCAcgctaaccacacggccacgagaccaCATTGAGAATATcagtttcagatggtataaattaagctacacatccgtagtgggacatccgtaatgggacatccgtagtgggacaatttttcgtgcgtgcagccagcgttcatcgatttattagccgttgtcacgtcaaaaataccaaaatattttacagGTATATATTCAGTGacaatattttaatcattttgttTAACTAGGGAGTAATTCAGGTATGTCAATTCTGAACTTATATATAAATGGTGTCTGGAAAATGTACGTATATGTAGTGTGATTCTTCCTGATGTGCGAAACCATAAGACACTTGTAGTTCAGCGGCGGCGAGGGCGGAGACCCCTGTCTTGCACGTCTCTCCAGGGACTCGCTCCGGGCCGACGAACGCCGAAGGCGAGAACCGACCAGAACAATCTTTCATAGTCTGGCTCGGCACccccctatccccccccccccccccaacaaaagaGTGATGTCGTGCTGTTCACGTGCCACGACGCGGAAGCCAAGTCGGAGATGATTACCCATTAAAACAAAACTGTGCAGGTAACATTACAAGCATAGACGTAAGGTGGTTGGTCCGCCAACTGGGACTAACTAAAGGAAGAAAGTTACTCCTGTGACAACCTCAAAGCGTCCACGTAGCGACCATTGGCAACTGGTTCTCTGAACCAATCCTAGGATCGGACACGTGACTCCAATATTCTACTGTAAGTCGCATAGGCCTGCTGAGTTCCCACTGCTGGCACTCACTCATGTGAGACGACTGTGAGAGTGCGATGAGGGAGGGAGCGGCGGGGCGCTGCTTGCAGAGATCCTGACGCTGCTGTCCCGCCGGCCGGGGCTGGACCCGGGGCTCGAGGCGCGCCTGCCCGAGGGCGACTACACGGCCGTGGCGCACGACGGCTGCGGCGGGCCTGGGGCTTCCCCCGAGGGCGCCTGAGCTGCCCCCTCGCCGGCGCCTGCACTTGCCCGCACTCCTCAGACCCTCTTCCCGTTCCCTCGTCCTCCTGGTTACCGGCTCACGCCTTTCCCGCTCACCCGTCACCCTTCCTCTTCTCCTAGCTTTCTTCCCCCCTCTGCATCAGCCTCACCATTCCCCCCTCTCTCCCTCACCCGCTTCCCGTTCCCTCGTCCTCCTGGTTACCGGCTCACGCCTTTCCCGCTCACCCGTCACCCTTCCTCTTCTCCTAGCTTTCTTCCCCCCTCTGCATCAGCCTCACCATTCCCCCCTCTCTCCCTCACCCGCTTCCCGTTCCCTCGTCCTCCTGGTTACCGGCTCACGCCTTTCCCGCTCACCCGTCACCCTTCCTCTTCTCCTAGCTTTCTTCCCCCCTCTGCATCAGCCACACCATTCCCCCCTCTCTCCCTCACCCGCTTCCCGTTCCCTCGTCCTCCTGGTTACCGGCTCACGCCTTTCCCGCTCACCCGTCACCCTTCCTCTTCTCCTAGCTTTCTTCCCCCCTCTGCATCAGCCTCACCATTCCCCCCTCTCTCCCTCACCCGCTTCCCGTTCCCTCGTCCTCCTGGTTACCGGCTCACGCCTTTCCCGCTCACCCGTCACCCTTCCTCTTCTCCTAGCTTTCTTTCCCCCTCTCTCACTCACCCACTTCCCGTTCCCTCGTCCTCCTGGTTACCGGCTCACGCCTTTCCCGCTCACCCGTCACCCTTCCTCTTCTCCTAGCTTTCTTCCCCCCTCTGCATCAGCCACACCATTCCCCCCTCTCTCCCTCACACGCTTACCGTTCCCTCGTCCTCCTGGTTACCGGCTCACGCCTTTCCCGCTCACCCGTCACCCTTCCTCTTCTCCTAGCTTTCTTCCCCCTCTACATCAGCCTCACCATTCCCCCCTCTCTTCCTCACCCGCTTCCCGTTCCCTCGTCCTCCTGGTTACCGGCTCACGCCTTTCCCGCTCACCCGTCACCCTTCCTCTTCTCCTAGCTTTCTTCCCCCCTCTCTCACTCACCCACTTCCCGTTCCCTCGTCCTCCTGGTTACCGGCTCACGCCTTTCCCGCTCACCCGTCACCCTTCCTCTTCTCCTAGCTTTCTTTCCCCCTCTCTCACTCACCCACTTCCCGTTCCCTCGTCCTCCTGGTTACCTGCTCACGCCTTGCCCTCTCACCCGTCACCCTTCCTCTTCTCCTAGCTTTCTTCCCCCCTCTGCTTCAACCTCACCATTCCCCCCTCTCTCACTCACCCACTTCCCGTTCCCTCGTCCTCCTGGTTACCTGCTCACGCCTTGCCCTCTCACCCGTCACCCTTCCTCTTCTCCTAGCTTTCTTCCCCCCTCTGCTTCAACCTCACCATTCCCCCCTCTCTCCCTCACCCGCTTCCCGTTCCCTCGTCCTCCTGGTTACCGGCTCACGCCTTTCCCGCTCACCCGTCACCCTTCCTCTTCTCCTAGCTTTCTTTCCCCCTCTCTCACTCACCCACTTCCCGTTCCCTCGTCCTCCTGGTTACCTGCTCACGCCTTTCCCGCTCACCCGTCACCCTTCCTCTTCTCCTAGCTTTCTTCCCCCCTCTGCATCAGCCTCACCATTCCCCCCTCTCTCCCTCACCCGCTTCCCGTTCCCTCGTCCTCCTGGTTACCGGCTCACGCCTTTCCCGCTCACCCGTCACCCTTCCTCTTCTCCTAGCTTTCTTTCCCCCTCTCTCACTCACCCACTTCCCGTTCCCTCGTCCTCCTGGTTACCTGCTCACGCCTTGCCCTCTCACCCGTCACCCTTCCTCTTCTCCTAGCTTTCTTCCCCCCTCTGCTTCAACCTCACCATTCCCCCCTCTCTCACTCACCCACTTCCCGTTCCCTCGTCCTCCTGGTTACCTGCTCACGCCTTTCCCTCTCACCCGTCACCCTTCCTCTTCTCCTAGCTTTCTTCCCCTATTCACCTTACACTTTTCTCTTCACTGTTCAATCTTCGGCCACCTCCCTTTCTATTCCCCGAGCTATTTTCCCCCTCTATGGGCGTACA encodes:
- the LOC134537375 gene encoding lopap-like; this encodes MAPPAALTVLLLAAVTAIGDSTCPDREALGGFDSSAFLGRWYVVKQTTINSNASIECLSILVKPAGELPGRLATHTRFVDRAHVATHVTLGVLFKEDNSSTNGKYLYSRRMSATESDKKYYILGTDYTNYAVTWYCFPSAVTGQVEEILTLLSRRPGLDPGLEARLPEGDYTAVAHDGCGGPGASPEGA